In Amycolatopsis sp. FBCC-B4732, the genomic stretch CACGCCCGGCGACGCCGACCAGCCGCCGGGCGTGGTGTTCCTGCAGATCGACGGCCTCGGGTTCGACACCGTCCGCCGCGCGATCCGCGACGGCGACATGCCGACGTTCGCCGCGTGGCTCGCCGAGGGCAGCCACGCGCTGACGCCGTGGCACACCGACTGGAGCTCCCAGACCGGCGCGAGCGTCTGCGGCATCCTGCACGGCTCCAACCACGACATCCTCGGCTTCCGCTGGTACGAAAAGGACCGCGACCACGTGATGGCGTGCGCGCACCCGACCGACGCGGCCGAGATCGAGCGGCGCCACTCCGACGGCCGCGGCCTGCTGTCCGGCGACGGCGCGAGCCGCGGCAACCTGTTCTCCGGCGACGCCGACCACGTCAGCCTCACCATGAGCTCGATCCCGGTGCTGGTGCCGAAGAAGCTGCTGCGCCGCCACCGCGACCGGTTCGGCGCGGGCTACTACGCCTACTTCGCGAACCCGGTCAACGCGTTGCGCACGTTCGTCGTCGCGCTGGCCGACGTCTTCCGCGAGATCACCGCCGCGGTCCGCCAGCGCCGCGCCGGCGTCGTGCCGCGGGTCCCGCGCGGCGGCTGGTACCCGCTGGCCCGCCCGGGCACGACGGTGATCGCGCGCGACGTCGTCGTGTCGGCGATCCTCGGCGACATGCTCGCCGGGCGGCCGGTCGTGTACGCGGACTTCCTCGGCTACGACGAGGTCGCCCACCACTCCGGCATCGAGCGCTTCGACACCCTTTCCGTGCTGCGCTCGATCGACCAGCAGATCGCGCGGCTGCACCGGGCTTCGCGGCTCGCCCCGCGCCGCTACCACGTCGTCGCGCTGTCGGACCACGGCCAGACCCAGGGTCAGGCGTTCTCGCAGCGGTTCGGCGAGACGATCGAGGCGTACGTCGGACGGCTGTGCGGCGGTTCGCCGTCCGCTCTCGCCGGCAACCGACGCCAGGCGGAGAGCTGGCAGATCAACGCGGCGCTGGCGGAGGCGACGAAGAGCGGCGGCCTGATCGCGCGCCGGCTGCGGGCCCGCGTCGAGGACGCGGAGTGCGCCGACGACCGGCCGCGCACGACGTCCGGTTCCCCCGGCGCGGTCACCCGGGTCGCGCCGGGCGTGGTCGCGGTCGTGTCCGGGCACGTGGCGATGGTGTCGTTCACCGAGCACGAGGGCCGCGTCGAGCTGGAGACGATCGAGCGCGAGTTCCCCGACCTGCTGCCCTCGCTGGTGGACCACCCCGGCGTCGGGTTCCTGCTGGTGCGCAGCCGCGAATTCGGCCCGGTGGTGCTGGGCCGCGACGGCCTGCACCGGCTCGCGACCGGCGTCGTGATCGGCGAGGACCCGCTGCTGCCGTACGGCCCGCACGCGGCGGACCTGGTCCGGCGCGTCGACACGTTCCCGCACTGCGCGGACGTCATGATCAACAGCCGCTACGACCCGGACTCGGACCAGGCGTCCCCGTTCGAGACGCACGTGGGCTCGCACGGCGGGCTCGGCGGACCGCAGCAACGCGGCTTCGTCGTGTACCCGCGCGAGCTCGGTTTTCCCGGTGCGGTAGTCGGGGCCGAGGCCCTG encodes the following:
- a CDS encoding phage holin family protein, translating into MTTTAPKGRLLRGGRAVARILLVWAAVTGALRLLDVLLPGFRMTHWWQPTICALLLGLLAGVGWPLVMRIAYPLAFFTFGLFGFLLLGAGTLAVFKTVPGVEIADFRTAVIVTVAMAGVGAVISSLLAIDEDEIFFRRANRRRRRHAATPGDADQPPGVVFLQIDGLGFDTVRRAIRDGDMPTFAAWLAEGSHALTPWHTDWSSQTGASVCGILHGSNHDILGFRWYEKDRDHVMACAHPTDAAEIERRHSDGRGLLSGDGASRGNLFSGDADHVSLTMSSIPVLVPKKLLRRHRDRFGAGYYAYFANPVNALRTFVVALADVFREITAAVRQRRAGVVPRVPRGGWYPLARPGTTVIARDVVVSAILGDMLAGRPVVYADFLGYDEVAHHSGIERFDTLSVLRSIDQQIARLHRASRLAPRRYHVVALSDHGQTQGQAFSQRFGETIEAYVGRLCGGSPSALAGNRRQAESWQINAALAEATKSGGLIARRLRARVEDAECADDRPRTTSGSPGAVTRVAPGVVAVVSGHVAMVSFTEHEGRVELETIEREFPDLLPSLVDHPGVGFLLVRSREFGPVVLGRDGLHRLATGVVIGEDPLLPYGPHAADLVRRVDTFPHCADVMINSRYDPDSDQASPFETHVGSHGGLGGPQQRGFVVYPRELGFPGAVVGAEALHRVFRGWLTDLGHPAPVPTAVSEVVS